GCCGACTACAGCCTGAAGATCTTCGACACCACCCTGCACACGCTGATGGAGGTGCGCGAGAAGCTCGATCCGCAGGAACTGCAGCGGGCGGTGACCCTGATGTCCCAGGCCCAGCGCGTCGAGTTCTACGGCTTCGGCGCGTCCGGCGCGGTGGCGGCGGATGCGCAGCACAAGTTCTTCCGGCTGCTGCTGACGGCGGCGGCGTATTCCGACCCGCACATGCAGGCGATGTCCGCCGTGACGCTGAAGCCGACCGACGTGGCGATCTGCATTTCCCAGTCCGGCCGTTCCAAGGACCTGCTGATCACCGCCAACCTCGTCCGTGAAAGCGGCGCGTCGCTGATCACCCTGTGCCCGAGCCAGACGCCGTTGGCCGAGCTGTCCACCGTCAACCTGGCGATCGATGTGCATGAAGACACCGAGATCTACACGCCGCTGACCTCGCGCATCGCCCACCTGGTGGTGATCGACGTGCTGGCGATGGGCGTGGCCATGGCGCGCGGCCCGAGCCTGGTCAACCACCTCAAGAGCGTCAAGCGCAGCCTGCGCAGCCTGCGACTGTCGCCCAAGGCCGTGAAGCCGCTGGACGACTGACGCCGCAGGATCCTGCGGTCAGGGCGCCCGCTTGTGGCGAGGGAGCTTGCTCCCGTCGCCCTGTGCGGGCCAGCGGGAGCAAGGCAGATTCATCAGCCTGTAACCCCCGCGCCGCCAAACCGTCATCCCCCGGGCCTATCGTGAAACTCCCGTACTCGCCTTGGGAGACTCGAAATGGCTCAGCCCTACGAAGAACGCAACAGCGCTGCGAAAACCCGCCGTCAACAGGAAGACCAGCGCCGCATGGAGTTTCGCCGCGCCATCGAAGACCGCTTCGAATTGCGCCAGCTTCAAGCCGAAATCAGCGACGTTCCCTCGGATTTCGAGTTCAACTACTGGCAGGCGGCACCGTCGG
This Pseudomonas ekonensis DNA region includes the following protein-coding sequences:
- a CDS encoding PA3496 family putative envelope integrity protein; the protein is MAQPYEERNSAAKTRRQQEDQRRMEFRRAIEDRFELRQLQAEISDVPSDFEFNYWQAAPSASRRSAQPAR
- the hexR gene encoding transcriptional regulator HexR — encoded protein: MNLLQHIAQSRHLLRKSELKVADHVLLDPAAVMHSSMADLAHSVGISEPTIVRFCRAIGCSGFQDLKLKLAQSLAAGASFGQFAIHEDDSVADYSLKIFDTTLHTLMEVREKLDPQELQRAVTLMSQAQRVEFYGFGASGAVAADAQHKFFRLLLTAAAYSDPHMQAMSAVTLKPTDVAICISQSGRSKDLLITANLVRESGASLITLCPSQTPLAELSTVNLAIDVHEDTEIYTPLTSRIAHLVVIDVLAMGVAMARGPSLVNHLKSVKRSLRSLRLSPKAVKPLDD